In the genome of Plasmodium chabaudi chabaudi strain AS genome assembly, chromosome: 6, one region contains:
- a CDS encoding 40S ribosomal protein S5, putative: MEATSDIKLFKKWSYEDVNIADLSLVDCIAVSQKACVYTPHTAGRYQKKRFRKALCPIVERLVNSMMMHGRNNGKKLKAIRIVAYAFEIIHLMTGENPIQVFVNAVQKGGPREDSTRIGSAGVVRRQAVDVSPLRRVNQAIYLICTGARNAAFRNIKSISECLAEEIIHCANESSSSYAIKKKDEIERVAKANR, translated from the exons atgGAAGCAACATCTGatataaaactttttaaaaaatggtcCTATGAGGACGTTAACATAGCTGATCTATCTTTg GTGGATTGTATTGCTGTATCCCAAAAGGCCTGTGTTTATACACCACATACAGCAGGACGTTATCAAAAGAAAAGGTTTAGAAAGGCATTATGTCCAATTGTTGAAAGATTAGTAAACTCAATGATGATGCACGGAAGGAATAAtggtaaaaaattaaaagctATAAGAATTGTTGCTTATGCTTTTGAAATTATTCATTTGATGACTGGAGAAAACCCAATACAAGTTTTTGTAAATGCTGTACAAAAAGGTGGACCAAGAGAAGATTCAACAAGAATTGGATCTGCTGGTGTTGTCAGAAGACAAGCAGTTGACGTTTCTCCATTAAGAAGAGTTAACCAAGCTATCTATTTAATCTGTACCGGTGCAAGAAATGCAGCATTTAGAAATATCAAATCTATTTCAGAATGCTTAGCTGAAGAAATAATACACTGTGCCAATGAATCTTCAAGTTCTTATGCcattaaaaagaaagacGAAATTGAAAGAGTTGCTAAAGCTAATCGTTAA
- a CDS encoding protein pelota homolog, putative — MKLLYKKAEHDSMTISLLTEENDDLWHLYNLISINDLCEAYTSRKVHKELGNNSYATEIRKMMLVLSITKIDFDSINNNLRISGKNVKNNEFVKIGQYHTFDIGINEKIKIIKKNWDNIFKDKLEECTNIQHISEVGILLIDCGHANMYLMTDHLYKTVFSINKVIHKKKSENSINSMYKKSLDNFFKDVLSNLMKNLNYEKIKCIVLGGPGFFKTDFFDYIYKKSDMKNNKEILGIKNKFIIVKTSNIYKNSLNEIINDNNMKKVILNMKVVSHVDILNKFYKLFENDEEKICYGDSEIEYATSLNAIESLLITDGKIRNCSADSRKKYVKIIESVKKNGKVFIFSDNHTSGEQLNSLTGIAAILKFPVTFENEKKYYEDDSV; from the coding sequence ATGAAGctgttatataaaaaagcaGAGCATGATAGTATGACAATATCTCTTTTAACGGAAGAGAATGATGATTTATGGCATTTGTATAATTTGATTAGTATTAACGACTTATGCGAAGCTTATACATCAAGAAAGGTTCATAAAGAACTAGgaaataattcatatgCTACTGAAATACGAAAGATGATGTTAGTTTTAAGTATAACTAAAATAGATTTTGattctataaataataatttaagaaTATCAGgtaaaaatgtaaagaaTAATGAATTTGTTAAAATTGGACAATACCACACATTTGATATAGgtattaatgaaaaaataaaaataataaaaaaaaattgggataatatatttaaagatAAATTAGAAGAATGTACAAATATTCAACATATTTCAGAGGTTGGTATTTTACTAATCGATTGTGGACATGCAAATATGTACCTAATGACTGATCATCTATATAAGACAGTTTTTAGCATAAATAAAGTAATtcataagaaaaaaagtgaaaatagtataaattctatgtataaaaaatcgttagataatttttttaaagatgTATTATCtaatttaatgaaaaatttaaattatgaaaaaatcaaatgTATCGTTTTAGGGGGTCCtggtttttttaaaactgatttttttgattatatatataaaaaatcggatatgaaaaataataaagaaatattgggtataaagaataaatttataattgtcAAAACAagtaacatatataaaaattcattaaatgaaataataaatgataataatatgaagaaagttattttaaatatgaaagTTGTATCACATGTAGATATacttaataaattttataaattatttgaaaacgatgaagaaaaaatatgttatggAGATTCAGAAATTGAATATGCAACTTCATTAAATGCTATTGAATCTTTGTTAATTACTGATGGGAAAATAAGAAATTGTAGTGCTGAtagtagaaaaaaatacgttaaaattattgaaagtgtaaaaaaaaatgggaaggtatttattttttctgatAACCATACATCAGGCGAACAATTAAATTCGTTAACCGGTATTGCtgctattttaaaatttccaGTTActtttgaaaatgaaaaaaaatattacgaAGATGACTCTGTCTGA
- a CDS encoding V-type ATPase V0 subunit e, putative, whose amino-acid sequence MDNNIVMGTYTFLIIWFVSCIVFCIFFARNGKIPLKDMFKLIITLVSIAVFCLWIFWLCVYISQLNPMIFPQRKILHD is encoded by the exons ATGGATAACAACATTGTAATGGGAACATACACATTCCTTATCATTTGGTTTGTGTCTTGTATTgtattttgcatatttttcgCAAGAAATGGAAAGATACCATTGAAGGATATGTTTAA ATTAATCATTACGCTGGTTTCTATAGCCGTGTTTTGCTTGTGGATATT CTGGCTATGTGTTTATATTTCTCAACTAAACCCGATGATATTCCCTCAGCGGAAAATCCTTCATGattag
- a CDS encoding common gametocyte gene 1 translates to MNKLLLISLFLYGVAAIRPFKGNYEEAAKTISEDLERKSKKNGTMNDKPFNLRENINYERKNNYELYTDIDGELKQQKFSVNEPRQILKKNMDDFRYLINDLEILFGVYKFNPRDKEKVLRETLKPESLCFTIMGLISNHLDEFKVDNAPIYGLYIKGERNSSYEVDSTLGIYAILSNVTISVGNFTFPEMKNAPYQLPYLVGHYDSRTGFKNKDIAYLCPLPTFLIDVIRTTKFGLRVSYNGTDIDVKELFPITLSYALENKSMLPVYKEDSNYKDEKTKLLNILSKEAEDIPFRTVKDKSISGKGVKNPEERLLVSKSFFNSREQIKKFISSSGKTPMDENSIALYFLALSQNAFSKQKGFAMSRITNINVTNIQKSNTGYLSQYSIKVGLENNSSITINGVVSGKNIFVPSILEKNNTTGTSGSPSISFDNIPYSYGIYVNEGGAGLVYLFADLVFNFNKAFPYNVNNLSMFVSSK, encoded by the coding sequence atgaataaactTTTATTGATATCTCTTTTTCTATACGGTGTTGCAGCTATAAGACCATTTAAGGGTAACTATGAGGAAGCTGCAAAGACTATAAGTGAAGACTTAGAAAGGAAAAGTAAAAAGAATGGTACTATGAATGATAAACCATTTAACTTAAGAgagaatataaattatgaaagaaaaaataactaTGAATTATACACAGATATTGATGGTGAATTAAAACAACAAAAATTCAGTGTAAATGAACCAAGAcagattttaaaaaaaaatatggatgaCTTTagatatttaataaatgatttaGAAATCTTATTTGGTGTTTACAAATTTAATCCAAGAGATAAAGAAAAGGTATTAAGAGAAACTTTAAAGCCCGAATCATTATGTTTTACTATAATGGGATTGATATCAAATCATTTAGATGAATTCAAAGTAGACAATGCACCAATTTAtggattatatattaaggGTGAAAGAAATAGTAGTTATGAAGTAGATAGTACTTTAGGaatatatgcaattttATCTAATGTTACAATTTCAGTTGGAAATTTTACATTCCctgaaatgaaaaatgcaCCATATCAATTACCATATTTAGTTGGACATTATGATAGTCGAACTGGATTTAAGAATAAAGACATCGCATATCTTTGCCCACTTccaacatttttaatagatGTTATAAGAACCACAAAATTTGGTTTAAGAGTATCTTATAATGGCACAGACATCGATGTAAAGGAATTATTTCCAATTACTTTATCTTATGCTTTAGAAAACAAAAGCATGTTACCTGTTTACAAAGAAGATAGTAATTACaaagatgaaaaaacaaaattgttaaatatattatcaaaggAAGCTGAAGATATACCATTTAGAACAGTTAAAGATAAAAGTATAAGTGGTAAAGGAGTTAAAAACCCAGAAGAACGATTATTAGTAtcaaaatcattttttaactcAAGAGagcaaattaaaaaatttatatctaGCTCAGGAAAAACTCCTATGGATGAAAATTCAATAGCATTATATTTCTTAGCATTAAGTCAAAATGCTTTTTCAAAACAAAAAGGTTTTGCAATGTCTAGaataacaaatattaaTGTAACTAATATTCAAAAGAGTAACACTGGATATTTATCACAATATAGTATAAAAGTAGGActtgaaaataatagtagTATTACTATAAATGGAGTTGTAagtggaaaaaatatatttgtaccAAGCATTCTTGAAAAGAATAATACCACTGGTACTTCAGGATCTCCCAGTATATCCTTTGACAATATCCCATATTCCTATGGAATTTATGTGAATGAAGGAGGAGCCGGTttagtttatttatttgccGATTTagtatttaattttaacaaaGCATTTCCATATAATGTAAACAACTTATCGATGTTTGTATCGAGCAAGTAA